One Ezakiella massiliensis genomic window, GAGCGTTAATTAGCGATACATAATCGTCTATTTCCATTTCCACATATTTTTCAAAGAATTTTTGTGGGTTGAGATTTTTGTCTTCGATTAATTTGTTGTCTTTGTCATAAGCTATGAAGTCAAACTTTTCTGGTAGCCTGCCGAGGGTTGCAGTTAATACATTGTAAACGCCTTGGAGGGCTTCTTCTTTGATGGCAGAGACTTCTTTTTTGGTTTTGCCTTCGCCCACAGCTTTTCTTATATCAACTGTGTACTTGTGAAGGACCTTTACCAGGTATTTGTTGAGCTCTCTGGTATTGGATGAGCTTGTGCTTTCTGGATAAGCGTATTTTGGAACGAGTCCGTACTTTTTAACCAGGTTTACAAACATATCCCATTGGCCGCCGTCGCCTAGGACTTCGCCCATGAGGTATTGGAGCTCTCTATCATCGATTGGATCCTTGGCTTTTTGGGTCATGACTTCCAAATAGTAGTTGGCCCTTTCGAGTTTGTCGCAGAATAAGGTGTAGGATTGTGAAAATTCAAAATTTTCTAGATTTAACTTCTTCATAACGATATTTCTCATGACATTCATGGAAGCAAACATCCAGCAGCGGCCGCTAGCCTTTTGGTTGGTGATTTCTCCATTTTTGATGTCATTGTTAAAGTTAAAGGGCTCGTCTTTTAGTCTGTTTATGTCCACTACGACTTTGTTTAGTGGATTGTATGAGCCGGCGTTCATGCGGACAAGATTGGACTTGTCTTTTAAAAACTCCGCTTCATATTCATTTATTTTATCTATGCTTAATTGTTTCATATAAACCTCCTACGATTCCCAAGGCATCAGTTTGACTGGGTCTTTTGTAAAGGCCTTTAGTTCTTCTTCCTTTAAAAATTCTTTCTTAGGAATGATCTCATAGGCGAAATTGTCAAACCATGCTTCATCCATAATCAAATAGCCGCCTATGCCAGCCTTTGTGCCCCATGAGTTTTCAACTTTAAACTTAAGACCATCAGCTGATTTGTCGTAGCCGACGATTACCATGGCGTGAGTGCCATATGATTCTATGGTCTCAAGTCTTTCGACCTTGGTGCATTCGGTGTCTATACCAAAAAGGGCATCTCTATTTAATAAATTGTAGACCATGTGGCCTGTGCCAAGTCCATCGCGTGAGATGAGGGAGTCTTTTCCAACGTCGCAGGCAAACCAAACTGGTTCGTCAGCATCGATCATGGCAATTATGATTTCCTTCATTCTTTCTATAGAAACGTTTACATATTGTAGGCTGCCACCAATTCTTTGTTGGATGAAGT contains:
- a CDS encoding aminopeptidase C gives rise to the protein MKQLSIDKINEYEAEFLKDKSNLVRMNAGSYNPLNKVVVDINRLKDEPFNFNNDIKNGEITNQKASGRCWMFASMNVMRNIVMKKLNLENFEFSQSYTLFCDKLERANYYLEVMTQKAKDPIDDRELQYLMGEVLGDGGQWDMFVNLVKKYGLVPKYAYPESTSSSNTRELNKYLVKVLHKYTVDIRKAVGEGKTKKEVSAIKEEALQGVYNVLTATLGRLPEKFDFIAYDKDNKLIEDKNLNPQKFFEKYVEMEIDDYVSLINAPTEDKPFGKTYTIKYLGNVIEGKKVKHLNLAIEDLKAAVLAQLKDGMPVWFGCDVGKDSFSEDGRAMLDTKVTNYDELFGMDLQLTKADALDYYQSQMTHAMTFTGVEVKDGKSLRFKVENSWGDKFGYKGHYTMTDDWFDKYVYQAVVNKKYLSKDMQKAYDKDPVVLKPWDPMGSLA